In Podospora pseudocomata strain CBS 415.72m chromosome 4, whole genome shotgun sequence, the genomic stretch CCAACCGAGTATAACAAAACACAAACGCCAGTGGGCTACACATTGTACACTGGGTGTAGAGACAAATTTGTCGAGCGCAGTGTTCGAAAATCTCAGTCACCACTGGCGTTCCCTTTCCAGATCGTGATGAGAATGCTGAGAAACAGGTCAAGGGGGGGAAAGCAATGTTTCCATGCTCCATGGCTGGAGCATGGGGAACCAGACGGCTCGAAAAGTGGCTGCTTGTTGCGTTGTCAAGCCCACCCAAACGCCAAAGATTGCCAAAAGCTACCCAAAACGTACTAACGCTGGGGAATGGCAGGGGATTCCAAAGGTGAGCTGGTGGTCGATggcaacatcctcatcaacaccagacCCAAACGATGGTGCATCGAAATGTGCAGAAACAGCAGTTCGGGCTGGGCTGAAATACCATCATCTTCGGGTGCCAAGCGTAGAGCTTTTGAGCTTGGTTTCTGAGTTGTCAATGTGGAAATGGATCCCCATATCTAAATCAAGCACATCCGAGCATCGTTGATGCTGGTAGAGCCCCTCAGTAAGTGGGGGCAATTGTGCTTCACCTTGAGCCACTAGGTACCAAAGCATCAGGTGCTTTGCGGGAACGGGTTTTAGCTGCCCTCTGGCTTGTCGGTCTGTGATTGGACAGGCGGAGTGGTGCTAATCTCTCTCCAGAGGAACTTCAGATCTCTGTTCGCCAAATGTTGCCGTTGAATCTCGCCCGTCTTGAGCAATCAATCGCTACGATCGGATACCTGTGTGTTTGTTTCCGGCTACAGACatttgttgatgctggtcTGCAGCCGGGGTCTTCATAAATGACGGGTACCAAACAGCCGGGACACTCCGAGACGCCCTGACTTTGCAAACAGGTGCCTTGTCGAGCGGCAAGTACATCAAGGGACTTGGGACGTCGCTACCGGCCCGTCGGAAACTAGGTATGTTACGCAGCCGGAGTATCCTTCGGGTTCTGGAAGGAATGAACTTGCGACGGCTAGTGCACCTGTGGAGGTACAGCCAATACCGCCGAATCACGAAAGCCGGCTGCCCTGAAACCCCTGATGTCCTCGAACTCTGAATCCAAGGATGTTACCCGCTTTGTTGAGCCTCATTCTCGCAGGCTGGGGAACTTGGGGAAATGGAGAAAGCCCAAGTCCATGCTTTGGGCAACCAAAACGTCCCCGTtttcgccctcctcgccgatGTCATAGAACGGCATCTTGCAGCATCTTCTGGTATCGTGGAACAAGGCCGTTGGTGTGTAAATTCCACGAGCCGTTCGGGCAGAGATCTCGCTCTTTGCTCGCCAGATGGCATACTGCTGCTGGAGACTCATCGTGCTTCAGGCTTTTGGTATATCATCGGTGGTCCCGAAAAAGAGACAAGAGCCATGGCTCTTGATCAGATCTCAGACGGTCGAGATGGGCGCGGCAGATGGTGACAGCGGCCCCCTGGCTCACGAACCATTGTTACACAGAAGCGAACCAGGACGACGGGTACATGGCACCATTCGGGATGTCCATCAAATGTGCCGAAGCCTAAACCGGGAATCGTGGCGTCGTCCCGCGTACGCCTTGTCCCCCGTCGAGTGTCTCGGTCAAGCCTTACAGTCTAGTGAAGACAGAGTGTCTGGCCAGCCCGCAGCGTTGGGTTCGTGTGGCATGCGGTTTACTCCCGCATCGGTTGCAAGCTGGGCAAAAGGGCGAGATGTGCTCAGATGTGCAAAGTAAAGGTGAAGCGTCCAGATCAGATCGAGAGATGCTACGAAGTCAGCCAGACTTGTCAGGCCAAATAGGGGAGTGGAACAGCGAACCATATGCGGCCGGCGCTTGGCCAGTGAGTCGATATCGACCAATGAGAAGCGCTGAGTGGACCGTATTTGTGCCACGGCAGTAGATGCGGTGTACAAACAGCTCCTCGTTTGGGTATAAACGGCGTGGAGGCACTGCAGGGTACAAATGATGAATAATTGAAGACCGGCGAGAGAGAAAGCCGGAGAAGCATAGTGCCACATATATGCGGTAAGGTCAAAGATGTTTCAAAAGGAGGGCGACACCTGTTGTGACCCGTTCCTGTACAGCCCTGGATTGGTCGGGGAAAAGAATTGGCATCTCGTGAGAGTGCTCTGTCACCCGGGGGACCGACAGAGCCTGCAAAGGGCCCCGGGAGATGTGACAAGCAACACAGTATGGTTGAAGAACGAGTTTTGAACTTCAAAGGATGACGAGGGTTTAAATGTGGACAGAGGCAGCCAGTCGAGGAGCAGCTGCCATATATCGCCATGAGGCTCTTCGGGAAAATGGCGGCGACTCAAGACAGAGATGTGGCACACTACCATGCGTTGCGGCTGCAAACATCGCCGCTTGGGCATCGCATTCTCGACTGTTGGCACCAGGAACTGGAGAGGCGGGCCTGCAACTGCCGTGGTTGGGTGTCTATGCATTGACGGCATACTGTCCTCTTTTGCCATTAGGAATCGATAGATGTTGACGAGATGAAGTCATTTCGTTGCAGCCACCACGGGCCGCTGCCGTGAAATGGCAGGCGAGCGAATCGACATCTGAAGCCTTGACTGAGGCACACCAATATGAATAAGAGAACAAGTGATTGGCCGGCCCTGTGGCTCATTGCTTGTGCGATGTTTCTCCAGGCCTACACCCATATCGCGGTAGCCATCATGTCGGGCTGGTGAGTGAGGACGAGCATTCAAACATCCAGAGTTCGTGACACAGCAGAGCGTGTCACTGCAGCGCCGTGTCAGTGTCATCGCAGAGAGCCGCCCTAAGGAGCCTTGAAGTTTGGTGTTATGCTATTGGCTGTTACTAAAAGTTGGGGATCATCGTTGGTGGGGGCTGTTTCTCACCAACAGATGTACGAAAAATCCCATGGGCGCGATGGATCGGTATGGAAAGCAAGGAAAGCGATGAGGTGGAAGGCAGAGAGGCCCAAGAATTGATTTTATCAAATATCGAGCGAGAATCATTGAAAACTTAGGGATTGAACAAGGTACATCCAAGtaagaagaagctcaaccGTTGCGAAATCGAACGTTGCCGTTGGATGGAGCTGAAGTTGGAGTTGATTCCTGGTCCCAGAATCCCCAAAAATGCGAGGCATGTCAGCTGTCGTCATCTGACCCACAGCCGTCCCACCCCACGCGCAGCTGAAATCCTGGGGCTGTAATTACCAGCACCAATCCTGCCTTTTCTCGCCGAAAACGCCTACCCCAACCCGTAATCCCTCTGTTTAGCGCGTAATTATTACACAtgcttctccaactcccagAACCGCTCGGCTTTGTCCACGCTCCTGACTTTGTGCCTCGGCTGGACCCTGCCCAGCAACGGCCTAGCACGACGTCGCCAGGACATGGCTGTGTCTCATCTGACTGGCCACTGCCGGTGATATGAATATCATCACCCGTCCCTCAGCATCTCCCCGACCTCCTGTCCGACCTGACCTTCTCTCTTGTACCATCGCAGCCCGGATCCGCTCCCGTAATTTACTCTGAAACTTTTGTCACGCCGTATTTGAAGATGCCTTTCGACACGGAGCTGACCCGCCGGCTCGGCATCGCTGGTACGTATCCCTCACTCGACATGGTGATGGACAAAGTCAAACTGACATTTCACCTTCTACAGTCCCTGTTGTTCAGGGTGGCATGCAGGTAAATCACACCTCCAGTTTGCCATGTAAATATGGTTGCTAACACAGTGGCCAGCATGTTGGATACGCTGAGATGGCGAGCGCTGTGTCCAACGCCGGCGGCTTGGGCATTATTACTGCCCTCATCTTCCCAGAGCCCGAGGGCCTTCGCCAGGAGATCCGGAAGTGCCGGAAGCTGACCAGCAAGCCATTCGGTGTCAACATCACTCTCCTGCCTGCTCTCGTCCCCCCAAATTACGAGGCCTACGCCCAGGTCATCATTGACGAGGGCGTCAAGATCGTCGAGACTGCCGGCAACTCTCCCGGGCCTGTGATTtccaagctcaagaaggccgGCTGCATTGTCCTCCACAAGTGCACGACGATCAGGCATGCTCAGTCCGCCGTTAAGCTCGGCGTCGACTTTTTGAGCATTGATGGTTTCGAGTGCGCTGGGTACGTGTTCAGACAAACTCCACTTCCCCGGATTTTCCCACCATGGACTATCCTTCCCCTGCCGAGCAGGCGCTAACAGACGTCACAGCCACGTTGGTGAATCAGACATCACCAACtttatcctcctcagcaaggCGCGCCAGACCCTCAAGGTGCCCTTCATCGCCTCTGGTGGCTTTGCTGATGGCCAAGGTCTGGCCGCCGCCCTGTGCCTCGGTGCCTGCGGCGTCAACATGGGCACCCGGTTCCTGTGCACGGTCGAGTCCCCTatccaccacaacatcaagGAGCAGATTGTCAAGGCGCAGGAGACCGACACCACGCTCGTCCTCCGCCGGTggcgcaacaccacccgtCTGTACAAGAACAAGGTGACGGAACAGGCGCTCAAGGTTGAGCAGGAGAGCAAGACGGGCGAGTTCTCCGAGATTGCTCCCTATGTCAGCGGAAAGCGCGGCAGAGAGGTGTTCATCAACGGAGACCCAGAGTACGGTGTCTGGACTGCTGGTCAGGTTATCGGTCTCATCAACGACATCCCGACCTGCAAGGACCTGGTTGCGAGAATCGAGAGGGAGGCCGAGGATACTCTCAAGGAGCGACTTGCGTTGGTTAAGCCGGCGCCTAAGCTATAGAGCATGTTTTGCGACTGTACTTTTAGAGTAGAAGGCGGGGCATTTTCTGGGAGGTTGTCATGAATCGTTAGCAGGTTACTtgtttgtcttgtcttgatGGCATCTTGTATGACAGAACTATGACTTCTGGATAATAGGACGAGAATGATCTTCATGGTCAGCATGAAGATCACGACACATCATGTTCAATATGCCATGTTCATTCATAGTTATCTCGGTG encodes the following:
- a CDS encoding hypothetical protein (EggNog:ENOG503NVAM; antiSMASH:Cluster_5; COG:E) — its product is MPFDTELTRRLGIAVPVVQGGMQHVGYAEMASAVSNAGGLGIITALIFPEPEGLRQEIRKCRKLTSKPFGVNITLLPALVPPNYEAYAQVIIDEGVKIVETAGNSPGPVISKLKKAGCIVLHKCTTIRHAQSAVKLGVDFLSIDGFECAGHVGESDITNFILLSKARQTLKVPFIASGGFADGQGLAAALCLGACGVNMGTRFLCTVESPIHHNIKEQIVKAQETDTTLVLRRWRNTTRLYKNKVTEQALKVEQESKTGEFSEIAPYVSGKRGREVFINGDPEYGVWTAGQVIGLINDIPTCKDLVARIEREAEDTLKERLALVKPAPKL